One Phycisphaeraceae bacterium genomic region harbors:
- a CDS encoding Mu-like prophage major head subunit gpT family protein, with translation MNTTIHNDIILASTEVTIEAAERKQPTVSVLAYSGAIMRITGWGPLAVDLSGIQAGDTIPLLVDHDSTLGGIVGHGTPAVRDGKLFVTGSIAEATDAARKVIELARGGFRFGASVGLEPVEHVRVGGGEKISVNGQNITAPAGGMVLVKRGVLREVSITAVAADRNTAVSIAASKGAIDGGEDDVLAAERTRVSAIMKLTTKNPEIAAKAVSEGWDATKTELEVLRASRPKPPFVNTYAPVASAEVIEAAFAFRMGLGQVAEKHLKPDVLEQAHRLGITHSLDLCRMALVAEGMDVPNNREAMVKAALSTMSLPTALGDLANKNLLDAYAEAPATWRSFAAIRSVADFKTNTTIRPSFTGGLEQVAPGGELKHGRVGEWTASYKIDTYGKLLGIDRRDLINDDLGVFAEASAAMGKAAMRKLNDLVFSVLLANANNFFGAGNGNYISGVDSALNFDSLANAIKAMLGQKDEEGNDLDLRPAVLLVPPALETLARALLESEYIQAAVNLPTGNSLRNVVKLEVEPRLANTTKFGNLASNAHWYLFAPPAATVMVVAFLNGQQNPTIEYQGLEANINTLAAHWRVYHDFGSALVDPRAGVRSKGTA, from the coding sequence ATGAACACGACGATCCACAACGACATCATCCTGGCCTCCACGGAGGTCACCATCGAGGCGGCGGAACGCAAGCAGCCGACCGTGTCAGTCCTGGCCTACTCCGGCGCGATCATGAGGATCACGGGCTGGGGTCCGCTGGCCGTTGACCTTTCCGGCATCCAGGCCGGTGACACCATTCCGCTACTGGTCGATCACGATTCGACCCTCGGCGGGATCGTCGGCCACGGCACCCCGGCGGTGCGGGATGGGAAGTTGTTCGTCACCGGCAGCATCGCCGAGGCGACCGACGCCGCCCGCAAGGTGATCGAACTGGCCCGGGGCGGATTCCGCTTCGGGGCCTCGGTCGGCCTGGAGCCGGTGGAGCATGTGCGCGTCGGCGGCGGTGAGAAGATCTCCGTCAACGGCCAGAACATCACCGCCCCGGCCGGAGGCATGGTGCTGGTGAAGCGCGGGGTGCTGCGGGAGGTTTCGATCACGGCGGTCGCCGCCGATCGGAACACCGCCGTGTCCATCGCCGCCAGCAAGGGCGCGATCGACGGTGGTGAAGATGATGTTCTTGCCGCCGAGCGCACGCGCGTGTCCGCGATCATGAAGTTGACCACCAAGAACCCCGAGATCGCCGCCAAGGCGGTGTCGGAGGGGTGGGACGCGACGAAGACGGAGTTGGAGGTGCTGCGGGCCTCGCGTCCGAAGCCGCCCTTCGTGAACACCTACGCGCCCGTGGCCAGCGCCGAGGTGATCGAGGCGGCCTTCGCCTTCCGCATGGGCCTGGGCCAGGTGGCCGAGAAACACCTCAAACCCGATGTGCTCGAGCAGGCCCACCGCCTGGGCATCACGCACTCGCTGGATCTGTGCCGCATGGCCCTGGTCGCGGAGGGCATGGATGTGCCCAACAACCGCGAGGCGATGGTGAAGGCGGCGTTGTCCACCATGTCGCTGCCGACGGCGCTGGGCGACCTGGCCAACAAGAACCTGCTGGATGCCTACGCCGAAGCGCCCGCGACGTGGCGCTCGTTCGCGGCGATCCGGTCGGTGGCCGACTTCAAGACCAACACCACCATCAGGCCCTCGTTCACGGGCGGCTTGGAGCAGGTGGCCCCGGGCGGTGAACTGAAACATGGGCGCGTCGGCGAGTGGACCGCCAGCTACAAGATCGACACCTACGGCAAGCTGCTGGGCATCGACCGCCGCGACCTCATCAACGACGACCTGGGCGTCTTCGCCGAAGCCTCGGCCGCGATGGGTAAGGCGGCGATGCGGAAGCTCAACGACCTGGTGTTCTCGGTGCTGCTGGCCAACGCCAACAATTTCTTCGGCGCGGGCAATGGGAACTACATCTCCGGCGTCGATTCGGCCCTCAATTTCGACTCCCTGGCCAACGCCATCAAGGCGATGCTCGGCCAGAAGGATGAAGAGGGGAACGACCTGGACCTGCGTCCGGCGGTCCTGCTGGTGCCTCCGGCGCTGGAGACGCTGGCTCGGGCGTTGCTCGAGTCGGAGTACATTCAGGCGGCGGTGAACCTGCCCACCGGCAATTCGCTGCGGAACGTGGTGAAGCTGGAGGTCGAGCCGCGCCTGGCCAACACCACCAAGTTCGGCAACCTGGCCAGCAACGCCCACTGGTATCTGTTCGCCCCTCCGGCGGCGACGGTGATGGTGGTCGCGTTCTTGAATGGCCAGCAGAATCCGACCATCGAGTACCAGGGCCTCGAAGCCAACATCAACACGCTCGCCGCGCACTGGCGCGTCTACCACGACTTCGGTTCCGCGCTGGTTGATCCCAGGGCGGGCGTCCGGAGCAAGGGAACGGCATAG
- a CDS encoding DUF5309 family protein, with translation MRSRRGSFSDELLPAGDAINDATYTNATTDTSFVVDNGSRFRVGDQIQVANSREVMLVTGVSTNTLTVVRGYGGTTAEPLADNKALRILGNAALEGDDRPATRFTNRARKSNYTQIFTAAVEVSGSQLAAKQIAVGDELDYQKAERLRELLRDLEQCVVNGVAPVSTPEGSASVRRTLRGIIPHLATNVFVNNAAGFPAGTGGSNNQLTEEQINTALRFIWEQSSAKIDTIAVSGFQKRRINSFITSNQRYTARQESFKNLVSSYESDFGVCRVVLSRWVPADTVLLLDSSRIEVLPLAGRSFHFRKQASTGDSEVGQVIGEYTLEMRNENAHGLIRGLATS, from the coding sequence GTGCGTTCCAGACGGGGAAGCTTCTCGGACGAGCTGCTGCCGGCGGGGGACGCGATCAACGACGCGACCTACACCAACGCCACGACGGACACCTCGTTTGTCGTGGACAACGGCTCGCGCTTCCGCGTCGGCGATCAGATCCAGGTCGCCAATTCGCGTGAGGTGATGCTGGTCACGGGTGTTTCGACCAACACGCTGACGGTGGTGCGCGGTTACGGCGGGACGACCGCTGAGCCGCTGGCCGACAACAAGGCCCTGCGCATTCTGGGAAATGCTGCGCTGGAAGGCGACGACCGCCCGGCGACACGCTTCACCAACCGCGCACGCAAGAGCAACTACACCCAGATCTTCACCGCGGCGGTGGAGGTTTCCGGGTCGCAGTTGGCGGCCAAACAGATCGCGGTCGGCGACGAACTCGACTACCAGAAAGCGGAACGGCTGCGCGAGCTGCTGCGCGATCTGGAGCAATGCGTGGTCAACGGCGTGGCGCCGGTCTCGACCCCCGAAGGCTCCGCCAGTGTGCGCCGCACGTTGCGCGGCATCATTCCGCATCTGGCGACCAACGTATTCGTCAACAACGCTGCGGGCTTTCCCGCAGGCACCGGCGGCTCAAACAACCAGCTCACCGAGGAGCAGATCAACACCGCGCTGCGATTCATCTGGGAGCAGAGTTCCGCCAAGATCGACACGATCGCCGTCAGCGGATTTCAGAAACGGCGCATCAATTCCTTCATCACCAGCAACCAGCGTTACACCGCGAGGCAGGAGAGTTTCAAAAATCTCGTGAGCAGTTACGAGAGCGACTTTGGCGTCTGCCGCGTGGTGCTGTCGCGCTGGGTGCCCGCCGACACGGTGCTGCTGCTCGACAGCTCGCGGATCGAGGTGCTGCCGCTGGCGGGCCGCAGCTTTCACTTCCGCAAGCAGGCGAGCACCGGTGACAGTGAGGTCGGCCAGGTGATCGGCGAGTACACGCTGGAAATGCGCAACGAGAACGCCCACGGCCTGATCCGCGGGCTGGCGACTTCCTGA
- a CDS encoding N-6 DNA methylase: MNTKNTSMSISEVLAALVASEEGGRAMIAARLGASESSLARWLGGRSRPQPDVERQIRSLAIKRGLVPDDAQPSLFLPAAGGAESTVRMALSATLRQVREVLHSTGRLSSRHEALDEVAKLLFAHVISIDTGGPGINRDLLGGPSAAPSLRAFVEGVFRLHLPVSLAHEVTPADFHLRLRDNEHALANSLIDCFGRLASPEIMRQMRDAGSADLVNDTFGQFLVDSFSDEKELGQYLTPPEVVRFMVRLGLHSMPSEQMRLICDPEAGGAAPVILDPSCGVGSFLAETMRVLYGRMREHHGAQVLPKWIARTMTKVLVGVDKSERMIRLALTNLAMFGAPTVNLHLANALARHGNEGRTMDDLQGRAALILTNPPFGAEFDRSDVGAFRVARLWANGSASTIDSEILFMERYMDWLAPGGVLVAVVPDSILTNQGIFASLRRGLAADIDLISVISLPPVTFAAAGTNTKTSILHLRKKVGGTATPKVYFAICQDIGFDVSKRGSQRVRMRTDRNDLDAVLKEATGQQTPVLGRYRSFDSDEPRWDATFHAGLSDLVMDQLQAKDGKATMLGDFADLVNDRTNPSRFGDGEFEYIEISDIDGTSASVRSSRVPCKNAPSRARKLVAAGDVLISTVRPERKAIGIVPPWLDGAVCSTGIAVLRPKQVHSLVLARVLQMDFVNLQLLRNNIGIAYPAFDEACLPKVVLPLKPPAMEKLGSLAERVTRARHQVADLERDFDAAVAAETGA, from the coding sequence ATGAATACGAAGAACACGAGCATGTCCATAAGTGAGGTTCTGGCCGCCCTGGTTGCATCGGAAGAGGGCGGGCGCGCCATGATTGCCGCCAGGCTCGGTGCCTCGGAATCCAGTTTGGCTCGTTGGCTTGGCGGACGCAGCAGGCCCCAACCGGACGTCGAACGGCAGATACGTTCATTGGCGATCAAACGTGGGCTAGTACCAGATGATGCACAGCCTTCCCTATTCTTGCCAGCCGCAGGTGGTGCCGAATCAACAGTCCGTATGGCGCTTTCTGCGACATTGAGGCAGGTTCGAGAGGTACTCCACAGCACGGGCCGGCTTTCCTCACGTCACGAGGCGCTCGACGAAGTTGCCAAGCTGCTGTTCGCGCACGTTATATCCATTGACACAGGGGGACCAGGCATCAACAGAGATCTGCTGGGCGGCCCAAGCGCGGCACCATCGCTACGCGCTTTCGTCGAAGGGGTGTTCAGACTCCACCTGCCGGTTTCGCTGGCACACGAGGTGACACCCGCAGACTTTCATCTTCGATTGAGGGACAATGAACATGCCTTGGCCAACAGCCTCATTGACTGCTTTGGTCGCCTCGCGTCGCCCGAGATCATGCGTCAGATGCGCGATGCGGGGAGCGCCGACCTTGTCAACGACACATTTGGACAGTTTCTAGTTGATTCATTCTCCGACGAGAAGGAACTGGGCCAATATCTGACCCCACCAGAAGTGGTGCGGTTCATGGTTAGGCTGGGGCTCCACTCAATGCCTTCTGAACAGATGCGTCTGATCTGTGATCCTGAAGCTGGCGGTGCTGCGCCAGTTATCCTCGATCCGTCATGCGGCGTTGGGTCATTCCTGGCCGAGACCATGCGCGTGCTCTACGGGCGAATGCGCGAACATCACGGAGCGCAGGTGTTACCGAAGTGGATCGCAAGAACTATGACGAAGGTGTTGGTCGGGGTCGATAAGAGCGAACGCATGATCCGCTTGGCGCTGACAAATCTGGCAATGTTCGGCGCGCCGACGGTCAACCTGCACCTCGCCAACGCACTTGCACGTCACGGGAACGAAGGTCGCACGATGGATGACCTTCAGGGACGCGCCGCTCTCATCCTGACCAATCCACCCTTTGGTGCTGAGTTTGACCGTTCGGACGTAGGGGCGTTTCGGGTCGCCCGCCTTTGGGCAAACGGCTCCGCTTCAACCATCGACAGTGAGATACTTTTCATGGAGCGATACATGGACTGGCTCGCGCCGGGGGGAGTACTCGTGGCGGTGGTGCCAGACAGTATCCTCACGAACCAGGGCATCTTTGCTTCATTGCGTCGCGGCCTAGCCGCCGACATCGACCTTATCAGCGTGATATCGCTCCCGCCTGTGACGTTCGCCGCCGCCGGGACGAACACGAAAACCTCCATCCTGCATCTCCGCAAGAAGGTTGGTGGTACGGCCACACCGAAGGTGTATTTCGCGATCTGTCAGGATATCGGTTTTGATGTGTCAAAACGGGGCTCACAGCGTGTGCGAATGAGGACAGATCGCAACGATCTGGATGCCGTGTTGAAGGAAGCCACTGGTCAACAGACCCCCGTCTTGGGGCGCTATCGGTCCTTTGACTCAGACGAACCCCGGTGGGATGCAACCTTTCACGCGGGGCTCTCCGATCTCGTCATGGACCAACTCCAGGCGAAGGATGGGAAAGCTACGATGCTCGGGGACTTCGCCGACCTCGTAAATGATCGCACCAACCCTTCGCGGTTTGGTGATGGAGAGTTCGAGTACATTGAAATTTCCGACATTGATGGGACATCGGCCTCGGTTCGCTCCAGCCGAGTGCCGTGCAAGAACGCTCCGAGCCGAGCGAGGAAACTCGTCGCGGCGGGTGATGTGCTGATTTCGACCGTGCGGCCGGAACGGAAGGCCATCGGCATTGTCCCTCCGTGGCTCGATGGTGCGGTTTGCTCGACGGGGATCGCAGTGCTGCGTCCGAAGCAGGTGCACTCTCTTGTCTTGGCTCGCGTTCTCCAGATGGATTTTGTCAACCTCCAACTGCTCCGCAACAACATCGGCATAGCGTACCCAGCCTTCGACGAGGCTTGTCTTCCGAAGGTTGTTCTGCCGCTGAAGCCACCGGCAATGGAGAAACTAGGTTCGCTGGCCGAACGAGTGACTCGGGCTCGTCATCAGGTCGCCGACCTAGAGCGCGATTTCGACGCTGCGGTAGCGGCCGAGACCGGTGCGTGA